One Acinetobacter pullicarnis genomic region harbors:
- the mhpT gene encoding 3-(3-hydroxy-phenyl)propionate transporter MhpT: protein MTQIQTGKVQRIFTIFLCFWVAFFEGFDLQAPGIAAKGIAATFSLDQVQIGYVFSLGVFGMLFGAFFGGRIADYWGQKKVLMLSIAIFGFFMTATAFATHTEVLYIARFFTGLGLGAAMPTMISVVGDEATEQNRGKLNSLMYCGLPVGAIFVASLALLFSDIKWQTLFFIGGLTPLVLIPLMALVLKDKPHPLTQTPTPTPAIPNMAQVLFKNQQYKHTLPLWVSFFFTLMINYILINWLPNLLMGQGLEKQQAFMVMLVFQVGAVIGTLALGYLLDRLKLWQLASIIYCGLLLALSLLFTTTSIPVLILAGVMGGIFSTGGQSILYGISPIFYSGLGKVTGVGSAISLGRLGAMTGPLLTGKILALGCGTAGILMLSLPALVISAVAVTTLSKYKSTLK from the coding sequence ATGACACAAATACAAACAGGGAAAGTGCAAAGGATCTTTACGATATTTTTGTGTTTTTGGGTCGCATTTTTTGAGGGTTTTGATCTTCAAGCACCAGGCATTGCAGCCAAAGGAATTGCCGCAACTTTTTCATTAGATCAAGTACAGATCGGCTATGTATTTAGTTTAGGTGTATTTGGGATGCTATTCGGCGCATTCTTTGGTGGGCGCATTGCAGATTATTGGGGACAAAAAAAAGTATTAATGCTTTCCATTGCGATCTTTGGTTTTTTTATGACGGCAACCGCATTTGCCACACACACCGAAGTCTTATATATCGCCCGCTTTTTTACCGGTTTAGGATTAGGTGCTGCAATGCCAACCATGATTTCAGTCGTTGGTGATGAAGCAACTGAACAGAATCGCGGAAAGTTAAATAGCTTAATGTATTGCGGTTTGCCAGTTGGCGCAATTTTCGTTGCGAGTCTTGCCTTATTATTTTCCGATATCAAATGGCAAACCTTATTTTTCATTGGCGGTCTAACACCACTGGTTTTAATTCCATTGATGGCCTTGGTGCTTAAAGACAAGCCACATCCTCTAACCCAAACACCAACACCAACACCCGCTATACCAAACATGGCACAGGTATTATTTAAAAATCAACAATATAAGCACACCTTACCGCTTTGGGTCAGTTTTTTCTTTACCTTAATGATTAATTATATTTTGATTAACTGGTTACCGAATTTACTGATGGGCCAAGGTCTAGAAAAACAGCAAGCCTTTATGGTGATGTTGGTCTTCCAAGTCGGTGCGGTCATTGGAACCTTAGCATTGGGCTATTTACTGGACCGCCTGAAACTTTGGCAATTGGCAAGTATTATTTATTGCGGCCTACTCCTTGCACTTAGTCTCTTATTCACCACAACCTCAATCCCCGTATTAATTCTCGCCGGTGTTATGGGCGGTATTTTCTCGACAGGAGGACAATCTATCCTTTACGGGATCTCACCGATTTTCTATTCAGGTTTGGGTAAAGTTACCGGGGTCGGCAGCGCGATTTCTTTGGGTCGTTTAGGTGCAATGACGGGTCCCTTACTCACCGGGAAAATTTTAGCCTTAGGTTGTGGAACCGCGGGCATCTTAATGCTGAGTTTACCTGCCCTCGTCATTTCAGCGGTCGCTGTCACCACGCTTTCAAAATATAAATCGACTCTTAAATAG
- a CDS encoding LysR substrate-binding domain-containing protein: MELRHLRYFVAVAEELNFTKAAERMCTVQPSLSQQIKDLEQEVGVQLLLRNNRKVELTEEGEVFLKEAVLCLAHANKAIHDARQISMLNSHQLNIGFTPVAEMKVFPYIMPKIRTHFPDLNIHFKSLTDAQQFQALKDGEIDIAFTRYIDDNSAFESLEIFQEPLVLIIPKDSAAAELKQISLKSFNQQEFVISDATASPQLYNIIQDFFRQEKLSPNVIQYSTNILLNVNLVGMGVGWSLVPMYVIPLLGDKVVVKNTVEPLPMIGLYVSYRKNQKNAASNLILEILRQHYNLNIM, from the coding sequence ATGGAACTACGTCATTTACGCTATTTTGTGGCTGTTGCAGAAGAGCTCAATTTTACCAAAGCAGCAGAGCGCATGTGCACGGTACAACCCTCATTAAGCCAGCAAATTAAAGATTTAGAACAAGAGGTTGGGGTACAACTGTTATTGCGAAATAACCGTAAGGTTGAACTCACCGAGGAGGGGGAAGTTTTTTTAAAAGAGGCGGTACTTTGCTTAGCACATGCCAATAAAGCCATACACGATGCACGTCAAATTTCAATGTTAAATAGCCACCAGCTCAATATTGGCTTTACCCCAGTCGCGGAAATGAAGGTCTTTCCCTATATCATGCCGAAGATCCGCACACATTTTCCCGATTTAAATATTCATTTTAAAAGCTTGACCGATGCACAGCAGTTCCAAGCATTAAAAGATGGTGAAATTGATATTGCGTTCACCCGTTATATCGATGATAACAGCGCTTTTGAATCCTTAGAGATATTTCAAGAGCCTTTGGTTTTGATTATTCCTAAAGATTCGGCTGCTGCTGAATTAAAACAGATTAGTCTGAAAAGCTTTAACCAACAAGAATTTGTGATAAGCGATGCTACTGCATCCCCTCAGCTGTACAACATTATTCAGGATTTTTTTAGGCAAGAAAAACTCAGTCCAAATGTGATTCAATATTCAACTAACATTTTATTAAATGTAAATTTAGTGGGGATGGGGGTTGGATGGAGTTTGGTGCCGATGTATGTCATCCCGCTATTGGGAGACAAGGTGGTCGTCAAAAATACAGTTGAACCTTTACCGATGATTGGATTGTATGTGAGTTACCGTAAAAACCAAAAAAATGCAGCCAGTAATTTGATTTTAGAGATATTAAGGCAACATTATAACCTCAATATTATGTGA